The DNA segment GGCCGGCGTCGGTGCTTTTGTTGCCGCGGGCTTGCTGTTCATGACTCTGGGTCAGGAGTTCATTCCGCAACTCGACGAGGGCGACCTGGCGATGCAGGCGATCCGCATTCCCTCGACCTCGCTCGACCAGTCCCTCGAAATGCAAAAGCGGGTCGAAGCCGCGATCTCGAAGCTTCCGGAGGTATCGTTTATCTACTCGAAGACCGGCACGGCGGAAGTTGCGACCGACCCGATGCCGCAGAATGCCTCGGACGCTTTCGTCATCCTGAAACCCAAGGATGAGTGGCCATCCGGCGTCGATAGCAAGGAAGACATTGTCGAGCGCATCGAGGAGAAGATGGAAGGGCTGGTCGGCAACGGTTTCGAGGTCAGCCAGCCGATCGAGATGCGCTTCAACGAGCTGATCGCGGGGGTGCGCGGCGATGTCGCGATCAAGCTCTTCGGCGACAACATGGAGCAGTTGGAAACCGTCGCCTCCCAAGTTGCGTCGGCGATCGGCAAGGTCGAGGGCACCGCCGATCTCCGCACCGAACAGACCGGCGGCTTTCCAACGCTGGAAGTGCAATTCAACCGCGACGCCATTGCCCGTTACGGCTTGTCGACCGAGGAAGTCGCCAATACCGTCGCCGCCGGCCTCGGCGGTCGCGAGGCCGGGCTGGTGTTCGAGGGCGACCGCCGGTTCGACATCGTGGTCCGTCTCGACAATGTGACGCGCGACAACCTCGATGCGATCGGCGCCCTGCCGGTCATGCTGGAAGCGAGCGGATCGGGGCCGCGCGCGGCCGTGCCGTTGCGCGAGTTGGCGAACTTTCAGTTCACCGAGGGCGTCAACCAGGTCAGCCGCGAGAACGGCCAGCGGCGCGTCGTGGTCCAGGCCAATGTCCGGGGACGCGACCTCGGCTCCTATGTCGGGGCGGCGCGGTCGGCGGTCGAAAGCCAGGTCAAGCTGCCGCCGGGCGTCTTCATCCAATGGGGTGGTCAGTATGAGAACCTGCAGGCCGCCTCGCAGCGCCTGACTCTCGTGATCCCGCTGGTCTTCGCGCTGATCTTCGGCATCCTGTTCGTCGCCCTGCGCAGCGTTACTTCGGCGCTCGCGGTTTATTCGGCGGTTCCGCTCGGCCTCGCCGGTGGCGTATTCGGCCTGTTCCTCGCCGGGTTGCCCTTCTCGATCTCGGCGGCGGTCGGCTTTATCGTCCTGTCCGGCGTCACCGTGCTCAACGGTTTGGTCGTGATGACCAGCATCCGCCAGCATATCGAACAGGGAGCGCCGATAGGTGGAGCGATCAAGGCCGGCATGATGGAGCGCGTGCGCGCCGTCATCATCACCGGCGTCGTCCCTGCGATCGGCTTCGTCCCCATGGCGATCGCCACCGGCCGCGGGGCGGAAGTGCAAAAGCCGCTGGCGATCGTCGTCATCGCCGGCTTGGTCGTTGCAACCCTGCTGACCCTGTTCGTGCTCCCGGCCATCAGCCAAATGCTCTTGCATCGCGGCCGGCAGCGGCATGTCGAGGGAGAATATGGTGACGAAGATGCGTTCGGGCGCGAACCATTGCCGTCGAAGTGAGGGAGTGAAGCATGGCACATGATCACGGCGGGGGTGCCCACAACCACGCGGCCGGCGCGAACAGCAAGATGCTGGCCATCGCGCTTGGCCTTACGACGGCCTTTCTGATCGCCGAACTGATCGGCTCGTTCGTCTTCAACAGCCTCGCGCTATTGTCCGACGCCGCCCACATGTTCACCGACAGCGCGGCGCTCGCCATCGCGCTGGCGGCGGTGAAGATTGGTCAGCGACCGGCCGACGATGCACGAACCTTTGGCTATCGCCGGTTCGAGATCCTCGCCGCCGCGTTTAATGCGCTGCTGCTGTTCGCCGTGGCCGGCTATGTTCTGTGGGAAGGCATCGGTCGCTTTTTCGAGCCGGCCGAAGTCCAGTCTACCGGCATGCTGATCGTCGCGGCGATCGGCCTTGTCGTGAACCTCATCGCCATGAAGCTGCTCTCGGCTGGCAAGGAAAGCAGCCTCAATGTGAAGGGTGCCTATCTTGAAGTCTGGGCGGACATGCTCGGCTCAATCGGTGTCATCGTTGGCGCTCTCGTCATCATGTTCACCGGCTGGCAGTGGGTTGATCCATTGGTCGCAATCGGGATTGGCTTATGGGTGCTCCCCCGCACCTGGATCCTGCTCAAGGACACCACCCAAATCCTGCTGGAAGGCGTGCCGCGGGGAATGGATATTTCGGCGATCCGAGCGTCGATCGCGGCAACGCCGGGAGTAGGCGGCGTCCACGACCTCCATGTCTGGTCCCTATCGAGCGACGAGCACAGCCTGTCGACCCATGTTGAACTGGCCAACGGGGCGGATTTCGAGACGGTCAAGACCGCCGTCGCCAAAATTCTGCACGACCGCTAC comes from the Sphingomonas xanthus genome and includes:
- a CDS encoding cation diffusion facilitator family transporter gives rise to the protein MAHDHGGGAHNHAAGANSKMLAIALGLTTAFLIAELIGSFVFNSLALLSDAAHMFTDSAALAIALAAVKIGQRPADDARTFGYRRFEILAAAFNALLLFAVAGYVLWEGIGRFFEPAEVQSTGMLIVAAIGLVVNLIAMKLLSAGKESSLNVKGAYLEVWADMLGSIGVIVGALVIMFTGWQWVDPLVAIGIGLWVLPRTWILLKDTTQILLEGVPRGMDISAIRASIAATPGVGGVHDLHVWSLSSDEHSLSTHVELANGADFETVKTAVAKILHDRYEIEHATIQVEREACDDADGLHR